From a single Nocardioides sp. dk884 genomic region:
- a CDS encoding class I SAM-dependent methyltransferase gives MTPGDPQRGVRRAYDTVAADYAAHLPDLRAESALDRAMLDAFAGAVRGPGDDAGRPLVLDAGCGTGRIGRYLHARGSRVVGVDLSPGMVAQARRARPDLPVVVGSLAALPYADARFDGVLLWYSTIHAPPADQPRLLAEAARVLRPGGHLLVGFQSGTGTRDVAPAYRTFGHEIELERHLVTADQMSGWLAAAGLREVARLVRRAQDGEPDDQASVLAQRPAS, from the coding sequence GTGACCCCAGGTGACCCCCAGCGCGGCGTGCGGCGGGCCTACGACACCGTGGCCGCCGACTACGCCGCGCACCTCCCGGACCTCCGGGCCGAGTCGGCGTTGGACCGGGCGATGCTCGACGCGTTCGCCGGAGCGGTGAGGGGGCCGGGGGACGATGCGGGCCGGCCGCTGGTGCTCGACGCCGGGTGCGGCACCGGTCGGATCGGCCGTTACCTGCACGCGCGGGGCAGCCGGGTCGTGGGCGTCGACCTCTCGCCGGGCATGGTCGCCCAGGCCCGCCGCGCCCGCCCCGACCTGCCGGTGGTCGTGGGCTCGCTGGCCGCGCTGCCGTACGCCGACGCCCGGTTCGACGGCGTCCTGCTCTGGTACTCGACCATCCACGCACCGCCCGCGGACCAGCCGCGGCTGCTCGCGGAGGCCGCGCGGGTGCTGCGGCCCGGGGGTCACCTGCTGGTCGGGTTCCAGTCCGGCACCGGCACGCGCGACGTCGCGCCGGCGTACCGCACCTTCGGCCACGAGATCGAGCTCGAGCGCCACCTCGTCACCGCCGACCAGATGAGTGGCTGGCTCGCGGCGGCGGGGCTGCGCGAGGTCGCCCGGCTGGTACGCCGCGCGCAGGACGGCGAGCCCGACGACCAGGCGTCCGTGCTGGCGCAGCGGCCGGCCTCGTGA
- a CDS encoding DUF1918 domain-containing protein, translated as MKANVGDQLVVESNSAETHRREGEIIGVQGADGGPPFMVRWGDGHEGLCFPGPDARVRPRGL; from the coding sequence ATGAAGGCGAACGTCGGCGACCAGCTGGTCGTGGAGAGCAACTCGGCGGAGACCCACCGCCGCGAGGGCGAGATCATCGGCGTGCAGGGCGCGGACGGCGGTCCGCCGTTCATGGTGCGCTGGGGCGACGGGCACGAGGGCCTGTGCTTCCCCGGGCCCGACGCGCGCGTGCGGCCCCGCGGGCTCTAG
- a CDS encoding maleylpyruvate isomerase family mycothiol-dependent enzyme codes for MDDDAWDLLRDERLSLARTLTTLSDAQWATRTLCTEWTVRDVVAHLVMTPAGEPSLSVMAAATARARGNVWHASRDLTRRAAARQSPGELVRAVEESAGSRRRPVFVVDANILPDVVVHGQDIAVPLGLHRQVPAAVAGVALSRLWSMGFPFHARRRLAGVRLCCADGTNWTAGEGPEVSGSAGALALLMTQRTTAALSMLQGPGVARLEARLAHA; via the coding sequence ATGGACGACGATGCCTGGGACCTGCTCCGCGACGAACGCCTGAGCCTGGCCCGAACCCTCACGACGCTGAGCGACGCCCAATGGGCGACGCGGACGCTGTGCACGGAGTGGACGGTGCGCGACGTGGTCGCGCACCTGGTGATGACGCCAGCGGGTGAGCCGAGCCTCTCGGTCATGGCCGCGGCGACGGCGCGTGCTCGCGGCAACGTCTGGCACGCGAGCCGCGACCTCACACGGAGGGCGGCGGCGAGGCAGTCGCCCGGGGAGCTGGTGCGGGCGGTGGAGGAGAGCGCCGGCTCGCGCCGCAGACCGGTGTTCGTCGTCGACGCCAACATCCTGCCCGACGTGGTCGTGCACGGGCAGGACATCGCGGTACCGCTGGGGCTGCATCGCCAGGTCCCCGCGGCTGTGGCCGGGGTGGCGCTGTCGCGGCTGTGGTCGATGGGCTTTCCCTTCCACGCCCGGCGCCGGCTGGCCGGCGTACGCCTGTGCTGTGCGGACGGCACGAACTGGACGGCGGGGGAGGGACCGGAGGTCTCCGGCTCGGCCGGGGCGCTCGCGCTGCTGATGACCCAGCGGACCACGGCGGCGCTGTCGATGCTGCAGGGGCCCGGCGTGGCGCGGCTGGAGGCGCGGCTGGCGCACGCCTGA
- a CDS encoding class I SAM-dependent methyltransferase: protein MSEHQHDETSETDFFEPQGWEERYSSEEQVWSGDPNPQLVAEASRLTPGTALDVGCGEGGDVIWLARQGWRVTGADFSANGLARAARHAEQAGVADRTDWWQVDARTFEPAGRTFDLVTTHFLHPPEGRMVEVTRRLAEAVAPGGHLLVVGHAPSETSAELNPAQHRAMFLATDLLPALPDDFEIVLAEQRPRTVTRDGVTLDIADSTLLARRADSPA, encoded by the coding sequence ATGAGCGAGCACCAGCACGACGAGACCTCCGAGACCGACTTCTTCGAACCGCAGGGCTGGGAGGAGCGCTACTCCTCCGAGGAGCAGGTCTGGAGCGGCGACCCCAACCCGCAGCTGGTCGCCGAGGCCTCTCGGCTGACGCCCGGGACCGCGCTCGACGTCGGCTGCGGCGAGGGCGGCGACGTGATCTGGCTGGCCCGGCAGGGCTGGCGGGTCACCGGCGCCGATTTCTCCGCCAACGGCCTGGCCCGCGCCGCACGGCACGCCGAGCAGGCCGGGGTCGCCGACCGCACCGACTGGTGGCAGGTCGACGCCCGCACCTTCGAGCCGGCCGGGCGCACCTTCGACCTGGTCACCACGCACTTCCTGCACCCGCCGGAGGGCAGGATGGTGGAGGTGACGCGTCGCCTCGCGGAGGCGGTCGCTCCCGGCGGGCACCTGCTGGTGGTCGGGCACGCACCGTCGGAGACCTCCGCCGAGCTGAACCCCGCCCAGCACCGGGCGATGTTCCTCGCCACGGACCTGCTGCCGGCACTCCCCGACGACTTCGAGATCGTGCTCGCCGAGCAGCGCCCGCGCACCGTGACCCGCGACGGCGTCACCCTCGACATCGCCGACTCCACCCTGCTCGCCCGGCGGGCCGACAGCCCCGCCTGA
- a CDS encoding NAD(P)/FAD-dependent oxidoreductase, protein MNPTSDPLLPVEHDVVVVGGGAAALSGALALGRSCRSVLVLDAGEPRNAPAAHAHNYLGSEGVPPRELLAIGREEVAQYGVQVLEARVAGVRTRDGDDLAFTVTTEAGREHTARRVLVATGLVDVLPDVPGLAERWGRDVLHCPYCHGWEVRGQRVVVLATGPMATHQALLFRQLTEHVVVVVADPAAHPGADDLERLAARGIAVLDDPPLEVLSTDDALSGLRLTSGEVLACDAVVVSPRFEACTDFLAPLGLTAEPFEAGGAMLGTAVPADPTGATTVPGVWVAGNVTDPMAQVIAAAAAGLRAGAMINADLVEEETRAAVAARRAG, encoded by the coding sequence ATGAACCCGACATCCGATCCCCTCCTGCCTGTGGAGCACGACGTGGTGGTCGTCGGCGGTGGCGCGGCCGCCCTCAGCGGCGCCCTCGCCCTGGGCCGCTCGTGCCGTTCCGTGCTGGTCCTCGACGCCGGCGAGCCCCGCAACGCCCCGGCCGCCCACGCGCACAACTACCTCGGCAGCGAAGGCGTGCCGCCCCGCGAGCTGCTCGCGATCGGCCGCGAGGAGGTCGCGCAGTACGGCGTACAGGTCCTCGAGGCGCGGGTCGCGGGCGTACGCACGCGGGACGGGGACGACCTCGCCTTCACCGTCACCACCGAGGCCGGGCGCGAGCACACCGCCCGGCGGGTGCTGGTCGCCACCGGCCTGGTCGACGTGCTCCCCGACGTCCCCGGGCTGGCCGAGCGCTGGGGGCGCGACGTGCTGCACTGCCCTTACTGCCACGGCTGGGAGGTGCGCGGGCAGCGGGTGGTGGTGCTGGCCACCGGCCCGATGGCGACCCACCAGGCACTGCTCTTCCGCCAGCTCACCGAGCACGTCGTGGTCGTGGTCGCGGACCCCGCGGCGCACCCGGGCGCGGACGACCTCGAGCGGCTCGCCGCCCGCGGCATCGCGGTGCTCGACGACCCGCCCCTGGAGGTGCTGAGCACCGACGACGCGCTGAGCGGCCTGCGGCTGACCTCCGGGGAGGTGCTGGCCTGCGACGCCGTGGTGGTCTCGCCGCGGTTCGAGGCCTGCACCGACTTCCTCGCACCCCTGGGCCTCACCGCCGAACCCTTCGAGGCGGGCGGGGCCATGCTCGGCACCGCGGTCCCCGCGGACCCCACCGGAGCAACCACCGTGCCCGGGGTGTGGGTCGCCGGCAACGTCACCGACCCGATGGCCCAGGTGATCGCCGCCGCGGCCGCGGGCCTGCGCGCCGGCGCGATGATCAACGCCGATCTGGTCGAGGAGGAGACCCGGGCCGCCGTCGCCGCCCGCCGGGCCGGCTGA
- a CDS encoding alpha/beta fold hydrolase, with translation MTTFALVHGSGDGGWAWHLVQQALRSRGHDAVAPDLPTDRDDATWADCVDAVATAVETTAGAGDDVVVVGHSSGAFVAALAAARLDAPQVFVAGMVPRPGESALEWFGAVGWDAAVAAGAREDGGRTGSPDPMVAFFHDVAPGLAREAVAHERPTSDALGEVPWPGPGPAVPARYVVTAQDRFLPPVLQRQVARTRLGIREPDEIAAGHCVHLSRPDELAAVLTGAAGRPRAQRA, from the coding sequence ATGACGACCTTCGCGCTCGTGCACGGCTCGGGCGACGGCGGCTGGGCCTGGCACCTCGTGCAGCAGGCCCTGCGCAGCCGCGGGCACGACGCCGTCGCACCCGACCTCCCGACCGACCGGGACGACGCCACCTGGGCCGACTGCGTCGACGCGGTCGCCACGGCTGTCGAGACGACGGCCGGCGCGGGCGACGACGTGGTCGTGGTCGGGCACTCCTCCGGCGCCTTCGTGGCGGCGCTGGCCGCGGCTCGTCTGGACGCGCCGCAGGTCTTCGTCGCCGGGATGGTGCCGCGGCCCGGGGAGAGCGCGCTGGAGTGGTTCGGGGCGGTGGGCTGGGATGCGGCAGTCGCGGCCGGTGCCCGGGAGGACGGCGGGCGCACCGGCAGCCCGGACCCGATGGTCGCCTTCTTCCACGACGTCGCGCCCGGGCTCGCCCGGGAGGCCGTCGCCCACGAGCGCCCGACCAGCGACGCGCTCGGCGAGGTCCCGTGGCCCGGCCCCGGACCCGCGGTCCCGGCGCGGTACGTCGTGACCGCGCAGGACCGTTTCCTCCCGCCGGTGCTCCAGCGCCAGGTCGCCCGCACCCGCCTCGGGATCCGCGAACCCGACGAGATCGCCGCCGGCCACTGTGTGCACCTCAGCCGCCCCGACGAGCTCGCCGCCGTCCTCACCGGCGCGGCCGGGCGGCCCCGGGCTCAGCGGGCGTAG
- a CDS encoding TIGR03086 family metal-binding protein, with amino-acid sequence MTAQIDLEAAGDALLATLAGVTDADLELTTPCSGTTVAELLQHLVGLTLALRATAEKELGVLTDTSPDADGWPALEPGWRPALERQVPALAQAWREDDAWQGMTRAGGVELPGAVAGLVALDELVLHGWDLARATGQDYRPDKATAAACMAFVEGFDAGGTPGLFGPAVPVDDGAPLLDRLVARAGRDPGWSAG; translated from the coding sequence ATGACCGCGCAGATCGATCTGGAGGCAGCCGGGGACGCGCTGCTGGCGACGCTCGCCGGGGTCACCGACGCCGACCTCGAGCTCACCACCCCCTGCTCCGGGACCACGGTCGCCGAGCTGCTCCAGCACCTCGTCGGGCTGACGCTCGCCTTGCGGGCGACGGCCGAGAAGGAGCTCGGCGTGCTGACTGACACCAGTCCCGACGCCGACGGCTGGCCCGCCCTGGAGCCCGGCTGGCGCCCCGCCCTCGAGCGCCAGGTGCCGGCCCTGGCGCAGGCATGGCGCGAGGACGATGCCTGGCAGGGGATGACCCGGGCCGGCGGGGTGGAGCTGCCAGGAGCGGTCGCGGGGCTGGTCGCCCTCGACGAGCTGGTCCTGCACGGGTGGGACCTCGCCCGCGCCACCGGCCAGGACTACCGCCCGGACAAGGCGACGGCGGCCGCGTGCATGGCGTTCGTGGAGGGCTTCGACGCCGGCGGGACTCCGGGTCTGTTCGGCCCCGCCGTACCCGTCGACGACGGCGCCCCGCTCCTCGACCGGCTGGTCGCGCGCGCCGGGCGCGACCCGGGCTGGTCGGCAGGCTGA
- a CDS encoding DUF1801 domain-containing protein, whose amino-acid sequence MSEDWRSETIDTVRSLIMAAEPAVVEEAKWVKPTNPAGVPTFSCDGLICTAETYRDKVKLTFARGASLDDPSSLFNASLDAGTRRAIDLREGDLLDEAAFVELVREAVARNRA is encoded by the coding sequence ATGAGCGAGGACTGGCGCAGCGAGACCATCGACACCGTGCGGTCGCTGATCATGGCCGCCGAGCCGGCCGTGGTCGAGGAGGCCAAGTGGGTCAAGCCCACCAATCCCGCGGGGGTCCCGACCTTCTCCTGCGACGGCCTGATCTGCACGGCGGAGACCTACCGCGACAAGGTCAAGCTGACCTTCGCCCGGGGCGCCTCCCTCGACGACCCCTCCAGCCTGTTCAACGCCAGCCTGGACGCCGGCACCCGCCGGGCGATCGACCTGCGCGAGGGCGACCTGCTCGACGAGGCGGCGTTCGTGGAGCTGGTCCGCGAGGCCGTCGCGCGCAACCGCGCCTGA
- a CDS encoding NAD-dependent epimerase/dehydratase family protein — MRVLLTGGTGFVGCHTAAAIAAAGHDLRLLVRRPDQVPVSLGPRGVEVTDVVVGDVLDESVVAEAVAGCEAVVHAAAVYSLDPRRGAEVRRTNLRAAEVVLGRAVASGLDPVVHVSTTVALTRYAGSGPDLPLGDIDLPYAQSKIASELVARRLQEAGAPVVTVYPGAVYGPDDPYRGDQGERLRWILTGRFPFWPQGGLHVTDVRDVAAVTAAVLEPDRGPRRYVVPGHHVDGDELYAAFAQATGRRFPHVLVPGRLIGPQSRLLDAVQRRLPARWHLPGDREGVEIVLRDTRVDDTPARTELGVEPTPLVSTIGDTVDGLVGSGRVPGRYAR; from the coding sequence ATGAGGGTGCTGCTGACCGGCGGTACGGGCTTCGTCGGGTGCCACACGGCGGCGGCGATCGCCGCCGCCGGCCACGACCTGCGCCTGCTGGTCCGACGCCCGGACCAGGTGCCGGTCTCGCTCGGCCCTCGAGGTGTCGAGGTCACCGACGTCGTCGTCGGCGACGTGCTCGACGAGTCGGTGGTGGCCGAGGCCGTCGCCGGCTGCGAGGCAGTGGTGCACGCGGCGGCGGTGTACTCCCTCGACCCGCGCCGCGGCGCGGAGGTCCGGCGTACCAACCTGCGGGCCGCCGAGGTGGTCCTCGGCCGGGCGGTCGCCTCGGGCCTGGACCCGGTGGTGCACGTGTCGACGACCGTCGCGCTCACGCGGTACGCCGGGAGCGGGCCGGACCTGCCGCTGGGCGACATCGACCTGCCCTACGCGCAGTCCAAGATCGCCTCCGAGCTCGTCGCCCGGCGTCTGCAGGAGGCCGGCGCGCCGGTGGTCACCGTCTATCCCGGTGCCGTCTACGGCCCGGACGACCCCTACCGGGGCGACCAGGGCGAGCGGCTTCGCTGGATCCTCACCGGCCGGTTCCCGTTCTGGCCGCAGGGCGGCCTGCACGTCACCGACGTACGTGACGTGGCGGCGGTGACGGCGGCGGTGCTCGAGCCCGACCGGGGACCGCGGCGCTACGTCGTCCCCGGGCACCACGTCGACGGCGACGAGCTGTACGCCGCGTTCGCGCAGGCGACCGGGCGCCGCTTCCCGCACGTGCTGGTGCCGGGCCGGTTGATCGGTCCGCAGTCCCGGCTGCTCGACGCGGTCCAGCGCCGGCTGCCGGCGCGCTGGCACCTCCCGGGCGACCGGGAGGGGGTGGAGATCGTGCTGCGCGACACCCGGGTGGACGACACGCCGGCCCGCACCGAGCTGGGCGTCGAGCCGACTCCGCTGGTGAGCACGATCGGCGACACGGTCGACGGGCTGGTCGGCTCCGGGCGGGTGCCGGGGCGCTACGCCCGCTGA
- a CDS encoding helix-turn-helix domain-containing protein: protein MVTDDDMAAALQQVGPRLRQLRLEREATLADLSAETGISVSTLSRLESGGRKPTLELLLALAKAHRVSLDDLVDAPETGDPRVRSRPVQRHGMTFLPLTRRPGGLQAYKQVLPARPDAVPDPRTHEGYEWLYVLSGRLRLVLGTRDLLLAPGEVVEFDTRTPHWLSNPGPAPAEALAVYGPQGERMHVRS from the coding sequence ATGGTCACCGACGACGACATGGCCGCCGCGCTCCAGCAGGTCGGCCCGCGGCTGCGCCAGCTGCGCCTGGAGCGCGAGGCGACCCTGGCCGACCTCTCGGCCGAGACCGGGATCTCGGTGAGCACGCTGTCGCGGCTGGAGTCCGGCGGGCGCAAGCCCACCCTGGAGCTGCTGCTCGCGCTGGCGAAGGCGCACCGGGTCTCCCTCGACGACCTGGTCGACGCCCCGGAGACCGGCGACCCGCGGGTGCGGTCGCGGCCGGTGCAGCGCCACGGGATGACGTTCCTGCCGCTGACCCGTCGCCCGGGCGGGCTCCAGGCCTACAAGCAGGTGCTGCCGGCGCGCCCCGACGCGGTGCCGGACCCGCGCACCCACGAGGGCTACGAGTGGCTCTACGTGCTGTCCGGGCGGCTGCGGCTGGTGCTTGGCACCCGCGACCTGCTGCTGGCGCCGGGGGAGGTCGTCGAGTTCGACACCCGCACCCCGCACTGGCTCAGCAACCCCGGCCCGGCCCCGGCCGAGGCGCTGGCCGTCTACGGCCCCCAGGGCGAGCGGATGCACGTGCGTTCCTGA
- a CDS encoding MarR family winged helix-turn-helix transcriptional regulator → MSLHPPAESAPSTGVLLLLPYRHLEDRVLRAVAAAGHEISLAQARVFQRVSPDGSRLTDLAAAAQTSKQAAGFLVDELERGGYVVRVPDPRDGRARLIRITDRGRAVIAVARVEQDRVEAEWEAHVGPRRMRELRSTLALLREITDPWQ, encoded by the coding sequence ATGTCCCTCCACCCGCCCGCCGAGTCCGCCCCGAGCACCGGCGTCCTGCTCCTCCTGCCCTACCGGCACCTGGAGGACCGGGTGCTGCGCGCGGTGGCCGCCGCCGGTCACGAGATCAGCCTCGCCCAGGCGCGCGTCTTCCAGCGCGTGAGCCCGGACGGTTCGCGGCTCACCGACCTCGCGGCCGCCGCCCAGACGAGCAAGCAGGCGGCCGGCTTCTTGGTCGACGAGCTCGAGCGGGGCGGGTACGTCGTACGCGTCCCCGATCCGCGCGACGGCCGGGCCCGGCTGATCCGGATCACCGATCGCGGCCGCGCGGTGATCGCCGTGGCGCGGGTCGAGCAGGACCGCGTCGAGGCGGAGTGGGAGGCGCACGTCGGACCACGCCGGATGCGGGAGCTCCGCTCGACCCTCGCGCTGCTGCGCGAGATCACCGACCCGTGGCAGTAG
- a CDS encoding cupin domain-containing protein — MAAGRKQTHQPRSSRRVVVATAPGAGRGTWAMGSIFEHLVGPGQSEGALGAALVTQPPGIATPLHRHSREAEALYLLEGEMSYRAGDTTYELTAGWFLFLPRGLPHAFRIRGAQPARFLSLTVPGGLLDLYDEVGVPATAMRIPGEGEGRTAEEEIGRWNEVAPRYGLEVLGPPIPE; from the coding sequence ATGGCAGCGGGACGCAAGCAGACCCACCAGCCGAGAAGCTCGCGCCGCGTCGTGGTGGCCACGGCCCCGGGAGCCGGGCGCGGCACCTGGGCGATGGGCTCGATCTTCGAGCACCTCGTCGGCCCCGGGCAGAGCGAGGGCGCCCTCGGCGCTGCGCTGGTGACCCAGCCGCCGGGCATCGCCACCCCGCTGCACCGCCACTCCCGCGAGGCCGAGGCGCTCTACCTGCTCGAGGGCGAGATGAGCTACCGCGCGGGCGACACGACGTACGAGCTCACCGCAGGCTGGTTCCTCTTCCTCCCACGCGGGCTGCCGCACGCCTTCCGGATCCGCGGCGCGCAGCCGGCGCGCTTCCTCAGCCTGACCGTGCCCGGCGGGCTGCTCGACCTGTACGACGAGGTGGGGGTGCCGGCGACCGCGATGCGGATCCCGGGCGAGGGCGAGGGGCGGACCGCGGAGGAGGAGATCGGGCGCTGGAACGAGGTCGCGCCGCGCTACGGCCTGGAGGTGCTCGGCCCGCCGATCCCGGAGTGA
- a CDS encoding DUF1330 domain-containing protein, with product MSAYWISIYREVLDEAKLAAYAELAGPALEAAGGTFVARGLPEQTWEAGESTRTVVIRFDSVEAARAAHDGPAYQEALAALDGGAVREIRVVPGV from the coding sequence ATGAGCGCTTACTGGATCAGCATCTACCGTGAGGTCCTCGACGAGGCCAAGCTGGCGGCGTACGCCGAGCTCGCCGGGCCGGCCCTCGAGGCCGCCGGCGGCACCTTCGTCGCCCGCGGCCTGCCCGAGCAGACCTGGGAGGCCGGCGAGTCGACCCGCACGGTCGTCATCCGCTTCGACTCCGTCGAGGCCGCCCGCGCCGCCCACGACGGGCCGGCGTACCAGGAGGCGCTCGCCGCCCTCGACGGCGGCGCGGTGCGCGAGATCCGGGTCGTCCCGGGGGTCTAG
- a CDS encoding rhodanese-like domain-containing protein, producing MTTPDASAIDRLLEQSRRGLDRVAAEDLPAVRAGGALIVDIRPLELRDRDGELPGAVVIGRNVLEWRLDPTSPHRLPGADDPDRRIVLVCDQGYSSSLAAHTLQQLGLSRATDLIGGFQAWAETPDARRFSH from the coding sequence ATGACCACCCCTGACGCCTCGGCGATCGACCGCCTGCTCGAGCAGAGCCGCCGCGGGCTCGACCGGGTCGCGGCCGAGGACCTGCCCGCCGTGCGCGCCGGGGGCGCCCTGATCGTCGACATCCGTCCGCTCGAGCTGCGCGACCGCGACGGCGAGCTGCCCGGCGCGGTGGTGATCGGGCGCAACGTGCTCGAGTGGCGCCTGGACCCGACCAGCCCGCACCGGCTGCCGGGCGCCGACGACCCCGACCGGCGCATCGTGCTGGTCTGCGACCAGGGCTACAGCTCGAGCCTGGCGGCGCACACCCTCCAACAGCTCGGCCTGTCGCGCGCCACCGACCTCATCGGCGGGTTCCAGGCCTGGGCGGAGACCCCCGACGCCCGCCGATTCAGCCACTGA
- a CDS encoding SMP-30/gluconolactonase/LRE family protein, translating to MRTRVLATGLAMGESPRWHDGRLWLCDWLAGEVLTIDRAGRREVVHRIEGLPVSIDWLPDGREVCTTPRGVVVGPDLAAYGGTGRPWNEIVVDPWGRVFVDMPGSAPGEDPRPGILAMIEPDGTTREVADDLWFPNGMALTPDGSLVVAESHAARLTAFTITADGSLTGRRVWAELGEGAPDGICLDAEGAIWYADVPHRHCRRVAEGGRVLDTVEVDRGCFACMLGGPDGRTLHIVATDWERLDWQHGGGERTGEVLTVRAPAPHAGRP from the coding sequence ATGAGGACGCGGGTGCTGGCCACCGGGCTCGCGATGGGCGAGTCGCCGCGGTGGCACGACGGGCGGCTCTGGCTGTGTGACTGGCTGGCCGGGGAGGTGCTCACGATCGACCGCGCCGGGCGTCGCGAGGTGGTGCATCGGATCGAGGGGCTGCCGGTCTCGATCGACTGGCTGCCCGACGGGCGCGAGGTCTGCACGACCCCGCGCGGCGTCGTGGTCGGTCCCGACCTCGCGGCGTACGGCGGCACCGGCCGGCCGTGGAACGAGATCGTCGTCGACCCGTGGGGCCGGGTCTTCGTGGACATGCCCGGGTCGGCGCCGGGGGAGGACCCGCGGCCCGGCATCCTCGCCATGATCGAGCCGGACGGGACGACCCGGGAGGTGGCGGACGACCTGTGGTTCCCCAACGGCATGGCGCTGACCCCTGACGGCTCGCTGGTGGTGGCGGAGTCGCACGCCGCGCGGCTGACCGCCTTCACCATCACCGCGGACGGCTCGCTCACCGGCCGCCGGGTGTGGGCCGAGCTGGGGGAGGGGGCTCCCGATGGGATCTGCCTCGATGCCGAGGGTGCAATCTGGTACGCCGACGTCCCGCACCGGCACTGCCGTCGGGTCGCCGAGGGTGGGCGGGTCCTGGACACCGTCGAGGTGGACCGGGGCTGCTTCGCCTGCATGCTCGGCGGCCCCGACGGGCGCACGCTCCACATCGTCGCCACCGACTGGGAGCGGCTGGACTGGCAGCACGGCGGGGGCGAGCGGACCGGGGAGGTGCTCACCGTCCGGGCCCCCGCTCCGCACGCCGGCCGCCCCTGA
- a CDS encoding IclR family transcriptional regulator, translating into MPEKTAEPQSSVAKAGQLLEAFRGPERVLGVSELARRSGLWKSTAHRLLAELEAIGFVEREGTGYRLGIQLFELGVRVGAYRPGGLRDVAIGELSQLHVATGLAAHLAVLEGGDIVYLEKVHHRRTPRLPPVVTGPGLRHPATCSALGKALLAHVSPELLGEVLGEALPRRTPYSVTEPGRLLRELAAVRETGLAHEYEEMAIGAVAVAAPVFAHGTCVAAISLGGAALGVGWERAGELVLAASRRVSERLSRAELR; encoded by the coding sequence GTGCCGGAGAAGACAGCGGAGCCGCAGAGCTCGGTCGCCAAGGCCGGTCAGCTCCTGGAGGCCTTCCGCGGCCCGGAGCGGGTGCTCGGCGTCAGCGAGCTGGCCCGGCGCTCGGGGCTGTGGAAGTCGACCGCGCACCGGCTGCTCGCCGAGCTGGAGGCGATCGGCTTCGTCGAGCGCGAGGGGACCGGCTACCGCCTCGGGATCCAGCTCTTCGAGCTGGGGGTGCGCGTCGGCGCCTACCGCCCCGGCGGGCTGCGCGACGTCGCGATCGGCGAGCTCAGCCAGCTGCACGTCGCCACCGGCCTCGCCGCTCACCTGGCCGTGCTCGAGGGCGGCGACATCGTCTACCTCGAGAAGGTCCACCACCGGCGCACCCCGCGGCTGCCCCCGGTCGTGACCGGTCCCGGCCTCCGGCATCCCGCGACCTGCTCGGCGCTGGGCAAGGCGCTGCTCGCGCACGTCTCCCCGGAGCTGCTCGGCGAGGTGCTCGGCGAGGCACTGCCGCGGCGCACGCCGTACTCGGTGACCGAGCCGGGGCGGCTGCTGCGCGAGCTGGCGGCGGTGCGTGAGACCGGGCTGGCGCACGAGTACGAGGAGATGGCGATCGGCGCGGTGGCGGTCGCGGCACCGGTCTTCGCACACGGCACCTGCGTGGCGGCGATCTCACTGGGCGGCGCGGCGCTCGGCGTCGGCTGGGAGCGGGCCGGCGAGCTGGTGCTCGCCGCGTCGCGCCGGGTCAGCGAGCGCCTCTCCCGCGCGGAGCTCCGCTGA